The Odocoileus virginianus isolate 20LAN1187 ecotype Illinois chromosome 13, Ovbor_1.2, whole genome shotgun sequence genome includes the window CCTGTTACATACAGTTGTGTTCAAAACATATTCCTAGTGTGTCTGGCATACAAACAAACATATACTCATACATAAAAAGAAAGTCTAATAAAACATaccacatacatatacaaacaaaGAAGAGTGAAACAACATCGCACAGGGAATATATTACGTACTTTATCCAAACCTGTATATCattaaaacatagaaaacaaaactgagctCAAAAATCAAGTGACAGTAAGGTCCATACCTAACAGTCCAGTGTTTACATCATCTTCATTCTTCAAATTTTCAACATGTAACTCTGTAAATACAAAAAGAGATGATTTTATAACTTGAACAGAAGCTCAAAGGCTAGAAAGACACGGAGTTCTGGAAACTGCTGTGGAGCTGGAAACAACTGGGTTCAAACCTGGATTccatttactagctatgtgaccttcagtaagcaaataaaatgtttatgatCAACTGCTATGTATTTAAAATGGGAATTTTTATTCCCAAGACATTTTATACAAGGCAAATTACTCGTTTTTGAGTTCAGCTATTTATTCTCCAAAATAAGCACAGTTTAAGGTCTTCTGcaatgcacttccacttaccaagTTTTATGACTTTATGAACAAAGGCAATCTGAGTAGAATAGAAATAACTACCTACAAGACAAAACTGAGCTGCTTTGAAagaaatgggggaggggagtggtagAGGAAAGAAACACTGGCACCCAAATATTTAACACTGACAGTTTACACCCAGTACCACTGTAGGAAGAGATCAAACTCTCACATTAACATGCCAATCTCTCTTCCGTATGAAAATCAAGCAGGCAAAGGTGTTAGATGCCATGAACCGCTCAGGAGGGGCCTGAAGCAACgagggaaaataaaaactataattaaaCAGATTTAATTCTACTTGGTGAAGTAAAACTAGTACTCGAGTAACATGTTGGGTGCTTTTCATACAACAAACTAACgtagtttttttccccaataactTAGCCAAAATCACAGTTAGAACTGAGGTTTCAACTCAGGTCTGATTCTTCCCACGGTAAAATATCCAAACACATAATACATTTGTACGAGTTCTGGAAAACCTATCAAGGCATATTTCTATTTCAACCTGGCCAGTATTTCAACTTCAGACACGGAAATGTAAAGCCATTAATCAGAGAAAGAACAGACTATCTTGCTGTGCAACAGAATTTCACCAGTAACACTGGGTTGCAAACTTAGTACAAAACCCGAGGGACTACTTTACCGAAGTAGACCTTTTGGCCTGTGCAATGGAGATCCTTGTTCTTCAGGAATTCAATGTGCACAGAACAAGTGGATTGTACACCTCTAACATCTGCGGATTAAAGTCTTCGAACTTGTATAGCCTTTTAAAATTACCCTCTTCACCGCCTTCCTTTAAGGACAGCTGTTTTGCATTTTGCTTGATTTTACCAATATTTTATCCCCAAGTGTTCACTGATTTATTTCTTCAAGACTACCAACCTATCAAGACCCTTTCTTAAAACGGGCCTCCTGATCACCGACCAAAGTCTTCtacttttaagaaaagagaagacaaagggGAAGACCAAAGAAAGGTGCGGATGAAGCGTATGGATAAAACCAGCTACCAAGCTTGCCGCCTTCGATGGGGGCGAGGGCGATGAAGGCAAGGGCCACGTCCAAGCTCAACTGAAGTAAACTCTGGATAGGCTTTCAAGGCCCCGGCTTCCTTCTGTACCTTTTACGACCAGGTAGGTGATGGCGAGCAGGCAGGCAAGGAGGGTGGCGAACAGCAGCGAACAGAGAATTGAAAGGACCTGGACCGGCCAACGCCGAGCCAGGGCTTTACCACCCGCATCCGCCGAGAAAATGCCATTGCGTTTATCGGGCAGAAGCGGAGATCCGTCCCCATCTGGCCGGAGTACCGAGTCCTTTCTGGGTTTCGACGACGACCCGGCCGAGAACTCCGCCCGCAAATCACGGGCCACTTGGTCGCATCCCTCCTCCTCTTCGACTTCGCCCTCACCCCAACTATCTCCCTGACTGAAAACGGAATACGCAGGTCGAGCGAACGGGACAGGAGTGCCGGGCCGGCGGCGCAGAAGGGCCGAACGCTTCCCGCTCTCCACAAACGACATGGCGGGAAAGACGCTCAGGCTCTCTGAGGTCCAGCGCGTCGCCCACCCACCCCGCCCGCGGTCGCAGTAGCCAATGAGCGGCCGGGCCCCCCGCGGCCTCCACCACTAGGCCCTGGCGCGCAGGGGTGCGCAAGGGTGCGCGCTGGGGCAAGAAAGGTGCCGTGGGGCCGAGGAGAGGCTGAGCGCCCCTGGACCAGAGCACGACCCGCAAGCAGTAAGACGGAAGGCGAGCCGAGGCCCAAAGAAGCCGAGTTTCCTCTCCCTGCAGCGTTTAGTCTCTCCGCCAGAAATCTCCGCCACCTTCGCGTCACCTCTAAACTAGAGCTTGCCTTCGCAGTCCCGAAGCCGCACCTCCTCTACGCCCGGTCCTAGCGCCCGCCAGTGCACGCTAACACACAGTCCCGAATCTGTTTGCTTTCTCCCATCTTCTCTACACCTGCACTCTCCCCCCGGCTTCCCTCATTAACGGGAGCTCAGCGCCTGGCGCTCTCATCTCCCTTAACTGCCCAATACCGCCTTCCCTTTCACATTGTTCGCCCCGCCCCTACCACAACTTCCCTCCAAGCCGCTGGGCAGGcctccaccccgccccaccctggCGCGCGCTGGCCAGCTGGTGTGTAAGAGCTCGTACCCGCTCCTGACGACCCCTCCTCTAGCTTGCCCCGCGCCCTTCCTCCGCCTCTAGTCCCGCGCGCACACTACCGGCCCTAGTCACTGCTGCTAACGCAAGAGGCTGCTTACCCTACCCCGATCCCACCCTACCCTACCCCTGGCGGCCTCAGGTTTGTGGGGCATAGGTAATtcgggcggggtggggagggggtgttgaAGGTGGCAGGCCTCCACTGGCCCACCCTTTACGTGGTGTGGCAGTCTTAAGTTCGGGAAGCTGGGACACCGTCGTCTTCCCGTCCCGGGGAAAGTTGGTGGAGTTTTCCCTGCAGGGCAATCGGCGCGGAAACTTCTTccgtccccctcccccaaccccatgcCGGCGACGCTGAGTTAGGCTGAGGTCGGGGGCGAATCGCCGAAGAGCTGCGAGTCGGCAGCGCAGTCTGATTGGACAGCGGGAAAGCCTGTCAGCCTACTGGCCCCGCTGATCCCACCCTATAGCGCAGGGCAGCCTTTAACCTTTGGCCCCAGTGGGCGCCAGCCACTCAGATCGCTTTTTGTTGGTATGTGTAGCGGCAGTGGCCGCCGGCGGAGCAGTCTGAGCCCGACGATGAGGCCGGGGACGGGAGCCGAGCGTGGAGGCCTCATGGTGAGTGAAATGGAGAACCATCCTCCGTCGCGGGGTCTCGGGGACGGGGAGCGGAGATTGTCCGGCTCAAGCCTCTGCTCCAGCTCTTGGGTCTCTGCTGACGGCTTCCTGAGGAGACGGCCCTCGGTAAGGGAGCGGTGGGGCAGAGGGAAAGCGGCACAATGAAAAACGGAGTCAGAGAGACAGGAAGCATTctccaaaaggagaagaagatgagAGTGGACGAAGGAAGAGCTCGAGATGGTGGGATTTGTTCCGAGGGAGAGAAATGGAGAGCGGGGATGCACAAAGGAAAGGAAGTGGGACCCTGGAAGTTCTCAGTAGGCTCGGCCTAGGCAGATGCGCGGTGGAGGTGCTGGGCCCTGGGCGGGGTGAGCGTTTTGGAGAGGTAGGCCGGGTTAAGCAGGGACGGGGAGGCGGAGACGGCGACTTTTTCCGTAGACTTTTTAACAGAGTCTGCCAGAATCTTAACTAGTAGTAGTGGTGTTCGCAGAGGGGGGATAGCTGGGAGAATTGGCAGCAGATAACTACCTGGTTTTACGACCTGGAACAATGGACACACGTAAAGAAAGGAGTTGGCTTATAAAAAGCGCATTAAGGTGCCTAAATTGGTTGTTTACGTTTAGTGCTCGTAAATAACAGAGCTTAGTCTTtgggaggaaaatatttttttgcataAGTAATTTTAGCTGTGTTAGAGATCCTATTAGGAAATAATATGTTTGTTTGTTAGGAGTGAAGTGTCCCCGGGTACCGACGCTCTCTTTTATAAGATCAGCCCTCATCTCAGTTAATTGGGTAAATTTTCAGCGTTCTAAAGCTTAAAATCAGCTTAGAAATGAATCTGATAATGTGACGTTATAAAATGAACATAGTTAGCTATCTTATATCTGTGAAGTAGGACAAAGTCTTGGTTTTCACCATAACAGTTAAGCTGGTCTTCACATGCATTTCCTCTCAGTTAGCAAGCCAACTGACAATTGATTAAATCAGCATGCTCTAAAAAACTATGAATTAGGTGTCCGgaactgattttaatttttccattttttgaaatTTGGTCAAGTTAAAGCTCATAAACACTGGTGTAATTCTTTTATTTAAGACAAGAAAGTTTAGCCAAGTAATTGAGTCAAACATTAGCCAAATATTATGTGATGCACAGAACTGATTTATAGGAATCAAATTTTTGAGAGTCATTTATTGAAACTTGGCAAATTTTTAAATTGTCCCTCTTTTTCAGATGGGGCACCCTGGCATGCATTATGCCCCAATGGGAATGCATCCTATGGGTCAGAGAGCGAATATGCCTCCTGTACCTCATGGAATGATGCCACAAATGATGCCCCCAATGGGAGGACCACCAATGGGACAAGTAAgaatgatttgtttttgtttacttttgcctGTGGTATTCTTATGTCAAAGAATTTCAAAATCTGTGGCATACTTGGAgctgtttgtttcattttatgtcaaaataatgtttttaagtaAGTGAAATGTTGGATAATCATGACACTAATCAAATTTTGATTGTATTGAAAAGTCTGCTGTATAAGAGGTTTGCTTTCTGCAGTAACAAAGctgagttgtttttattttattttgtatttttaatttagaagtaGCAATGTATAtctaagcttttgagtttaatggCTTTACTCCCCCCAAGAATGTCAACTGAAGTAATTTGCTATGTCAATACAATTTATGTCGGTGGACGTTGTACCTGCATAGAATCTGTAAACAGCAATCGTTTAGGCCTTTGACTTAgaatgaattttatttctgaaatagctTCCtgtcctgtgtgtatgtgtgtggtgggggtagATGTGGGAAGATTCTACTCTGATTTGGTTCTTCATAGGATGGTGCCAAATaggtagattatttaccacttacactagtttgtttttttgttttcttaaatgctTATTGCTTCTGCACTCCTGCTTTTGAGCTAGCTATCCCTTCCATTTCCAGCATAAATTGTAAACAGACATTTTGTGGGAGTGATTTGGACCAAAAGATTTTAATGCTGACTCAATGAATTCATTAAAACTGAATTCCTAGAAAAACAGTGAAGAAAGGTAACAGGTTTGGTTACCATAAATAATTTTATGCCCCCTGTTAGGTTCTGTAATACACATATCCTTTGGTGGCTGGGTTCTTTCCATTTAGTATCTGGATAAATCATCAACTGTTTAGGATAACAATATTTTGGAAAGCCAGTCAATTAGGTATGAGCTTTCTACCAGTTGGGGGCATCATTTGCTTTGATAATCATTTAAACCTTGATGGTTTGAGTTATTGGTGAAATTGCAGTGGAGAAAGGAGCtcactctgtcttttttttttttaaactcaagagTAGAAGGGCTTAATGTCAAGtggtttatcttttttatttgaaatatagcCCTTAATTTTGTATAAAAGTCTTTATTCAAAGGCACCAGGCCCAAAAGATTCTACTTGTAGGAgttctttaaataaaagaactATTTATGTTACTTTAGGATAACACAAGTTTTAAAACTCCCTAGGTGATGGAGAAACAACTCTGATTCCTCTTCTGTTTCATTCCATCTCTAAACAGCAAGGAGCTCTTCTTGTTTTCTTAGTAGAGCTGCTCTAACTAGAtaatgagctttaaaaaaatatttattctttaaatgctctggttcttatttaaaattagtttctttccacagaaagataaaataaaacaatttgctACTGCCAGATGCTTCTCTCTTTTCTGGGGCCTTCTGTTTCCATTGGGCCAATCAAGGTAAGTTTTGCAAGGGATTGACCTGCTTACCCTTGCTGTATTGGTGCTATTGCACTACCAAAACCAAGATACCAGCTAGTCATTTCGAGTAAcatgcaaatattattttattttttaagtattcatGTATCTCATTGACATAAGCTGGTCACAGTTTGCTTTATGGCCCTTTCTCTTTACTTTATAGTGACCGTCTTCCTAGTAAGGTTATTTGCTACTTGGTACACATTCATTCAGATACTTTTACCTTGTGgttttcttctacatttttccTAGACCAGGAATGCCCTTTAAGCTTTTGCGCCTTTATGCTTACCCCTATTTAGATGTGTAAaaagtctgtctgtctctttggcTCCTTTTAGGATAATGATTGAATGACTTAAGAGTCCAGCTTTGAGGAAATTAAGAGaatccccttttttttttccccttaaattaggttattcctttttttccctcttggtaTCTAACAAATATGGAGCCCAGATCATggtaaaataaatgcttattttaggTGTTATAGCAGACTGAGA containing:
- the ARL6IP6 gene encoding ADP-ribosylation factor-like protein 6-interacting protein 6 isoform X2, producing MSFVESGKRSALLRRRPGTPVPFARPAYSVFSQGDSWGEGEVEEEEGCDQVARDLRAEFSAGSSSKPRKDSVLRPDGDGSPLLPDKRNGIFSADAGGKALARRWPVQVLSILCSLLFATLLACLLAITYLVVKELHVENLKNEDDVNTGLLGFWTLLVISLTAGFSCCSFSWTVTYFDSFEPGMFPPTPLSPARFKKMTGHSFHMGYSMAILNGIVAALTVAWCLM
- the ARL6IP6 gene encoding ADP-ribosylation factor-like protein 6-interacting protein 6 isoform X1, translated to MSFVESGKRSALLRRRPGTPVPFARPAYSVFSQGDSWGEGEVEEEEGCDQVARDLRAEFSAGSSSKPRKDSVLRPDGDGSPLLPDKRNGIFSADAGGKALARRWPVQVLSILCSLLFATLLACLLAITYLVVKELHVENLKNEDDVNTGLLGFWTLLVISLTAGFSCCSFSWTVTYFDSFEPGMFPPTPLSPARFKSRRSLEKEMATWHLTPVFLPGKSHEQRNHVGYNLWGCKSGTGLSS